In Carassius auratus strain Wakin chromosome 49, ASM336829v1, whole genome shotgun sequence, one DNA window encodes the following:
- the LOC113066203 gene encoding high affinity cAMP-specific 3',5'-cyclic phosphodiesterase 7A-like isoform X19: protein MLDVRVRSQVGFEPERRGSHPYLGVDFRTLHSRAESAGTIPARRIRRLFSFQRHLLSSRLLRGAPHLNPLHILDEDYCGQAKCMLEKVGSWNFDIFLFDRLTNGNSLVFLTFNLLNQYGLIELFQLDMVKLRRFLVLVQEDYHNQNPYHNAVHAADVTQAMHCYLREPKLAQSLTSFDILLGLLAAATHDLDHPGVNQPFLIKTNHYLAALYRNTSVLENHHWRSAVGLLRETELFSNLPAEDSLSIERQLGSLILATDISRQNEYLSRFRTHLDENDLCLGNASHRHFVLQMALKCADICNPCRPWELSKQWSEKVTDEFFHQGDIEKKYKLEISPLCDSEANTIASVQIGFMTYVVEPLFAEWARFSDTRLSQTMLGHLGLNKASWSAMEPEASGSSEEGESEPGRATDEPSSRVLSQGSQES from the exons ATGCTAG ATGTGAGAGTGAGAAGTCAGGTAGGCTTTGAACCCGAACGAAGAGGCTCGCACCCGTACCTGGGCGTCGATTTCCGCACTTTGCACT CCCGTGCTGAGTCAGCAGGGACGATTCCCGCTCGGAGAATCCGGAGGCTCTTTAGTTTCCAGCGACACCTGCTTTCATCCCGTCTGCTGCGAGGAGCGCCACACCTCAACCCCCTCCACATCTTGGACGAGGACTACTGCGGTCAGGCCAAG TGTATGCTTGAAAAGGTCGGAAGCTGGAATTTTGATATATTCCTCTTTGACCGACTTACAAATG gaaacagTCTTGTGTTCTTGACATTTAATTTGCTGAACCAGTATGGTCTCATTGAGCTCTTCCAGTTAGACATGGTTAAACTGCGTCGATTTCtag TTCTGGTTCAAGAAGACTACCACAATCAGAACCCTTACCACAATGCAGTCCATGCTGCTGATGTCACCCAGGCCATGCACTGTTACCTGAGAGAACCCAAG CTCGCCCAGTCCCTCACATCATTCGACATCCTCTTAGGGTTGCTGGCCGCGGCCACACATGATCTGGACCACCCTGGAGTCAACCAGCCTTTCCTCATCAAAACCAACCATTACCTTGCAGCTTTGTACCGG AATACCTCAGTTCTGGAGAATCATCACTGGAGGTCTGCAGTGGGTCTGCTCAGAGAGACCGAACTCTTTTCCAATCTTCCTGCAGAAGACAG TCTGAGTATAGAGAGGCAGCTGGGATCACTCATTCTGGCCACAGATATCAGCCGACAGAATGAGTACCTGTCCCGGTTCAGGACACATCTGGATGAGAACGACTTGTGTTTAGGAAACGCTTCTCATCGACATTTCGTTCTGCAG ATGGCCCTGAAGTGTGCGGATATCTGCAACCCATGTAGACCATGGGAGCTCAGCAAACAGTGGAGTGAGAAGGTCACGGACGAATTCTTCCACCAAG GTGACATTGAAAAGAAGTATAAACTTGAAATCAGTCCACTGTGCGATAGTGAAGCCAACACCATAGCCAGTGTTCAAATCG GTTTCATGACTTACGTGGTGGAGCCTCTGTTTGCCGAGTGGGCGCGCTTTTCGGACACGCGGCTCTCTCAGACCATGCTCGGCCATTTGGGCCTGAACAAGGCCAGTTGGAGCGCCATGGAGCCCGAGGCATCGGGGAGCTCCGAGGAGGGGGAGTCCGAACCGGGCCGTGCCACAGACGAGCccagttccagagtcttatctCAGGGAAGCCAAGAGTCATGA
- the LOC113066203 gene encoding high affinity cAMP-specific 3',5'-cyclic phosphodiesterase 7A-like isoform X18: protein MLGDVRVRSQVGFEPERRGSHPYLGVDFRTLHSRAESAGTIPARRIRRLFSFQRHLLSSRLLRGAPHLNPLHILDEDYCGQAKCMLEKVGSWNFDIFLFDRLTNGNSLVFLTFNLLNQYGLIELFQLDMVKLRRFLVLVQEDYHNQNPYHNAVHAADVTQAMHCYLREPKLAQSLTSFDILLGLLAAATHDLDHPGVNQPFLIKTNHYLAALYRNTSVLENHHWRSAVGLLRETELFSNLPAEDSLSIERQLGSLILATDISRQNEYLSRFRTHLDENDLCLGNASHRHFVLQMALKCADICNPCRPWELSKQWSEKVTDEFFHQGDIEKKYKLEISPLCDSEANTIASVQIGFMTYVVEPLFAEWARFSDTRLSQTMLGHLGLNKASWSAMEPEASGSSEEGESEPGRATDEPSSRVLSQGSQES, encoded by the exons ATGCTAG GAGATGTGAGAGTGAGAAGTCAGGTAGGCTTTGAACCCGAACGAAGAGGCTCGCACCCGTACCTGGGCGTCGATTTCCGCACTTTGCACT CCCGTGCTGAGTCAGCAGGGACGATTCCCGCTCGGAGAATCCGGAGGCTCTTTAGTTTCCAGCGACACCTGCTTTCATCCCGTCTGCTGCGAGGAGCGCCACACCTCAACCCCCTCCACATCTTGGACGAGGACTACTGCGGTCAGGCCAAG TGTATGCTTGAAAAGGTCGGAAGCTGGAATTTTGATATATTCCTCTTTGACCGACTTACAAATG gaaacagTCTTGTGTTCTTGACATTTAATTTGCTGAACCAGTATGGTCTCATTGAGCTCTTCCAGTTAGACATGGTTAAACTGCGTCGATTTCtag TTCTGGTTCAAGAAGACTACCACAATCAGAACCCTTACCACAATGCAGTCCATGCTGCTGATGTCACCCAGGCCATGCACTGTTACCTGAGAGAACCCAAG CTCGCCCAGTCCCTCACATCATTCGACATCCTCTTAGGGTTGCTGGCCGCGGCCACACATGATCTGGACCACCCTGGAGTCAACCAGCCTTTCCTCATCAAAACCAACCATTACCTTGCAGCTTTGTACCGG AATACCTCAGTTCTGGAGAATCATCACTGGAGGTCTGCAGTGGGTCTGCTCAGAGAGACCGAACTCTTTTCCAATCTTCCTGCAGAAGACAG TCTGAGTATAGAGAGGCAGCTGGGATCACTCATTCTGGCCACAGATATCAGCCGACAGAATGAGTACCTGTCCCGGTTCAGGACACATCTGGATGAGAACGACTTGTGTTTAGGAAACGCTTCTCATCGACATTTCGTTCTGCAG ATGGCCCTGAAGTGTGCGGATATCTGCAACCCATGTAGACCATGGGAGCTCAGCAAACAGTGGAGTGAGAAGGTCACGGACGAATTCTTCCACCAAG GTGACATTGAAAAGAAGTATAAACTTGAAATCAGTCCACTGTGCGATAGTGAAGCCAACACCATAGCCAGTGTTCAAATCG GTTTCATGACTTACGTGGTGGAGCCTCTGTTTGCCGAGTGGGCGCGCTTTTCGGACACGCGGCTCTCTCAGACCATGCTCGGCCATTTGGGCCTGAACAAGGCCAGTTGGAGCGCCATGGAGCCCGAGGCATCGGGGAGCTCCGAGGAGGGGGAGTCCGAACCGGGCCGTGCCACAGACGAGCccagttccagagtcttatctCAGGGAAGCCAAGAGTCATGA
- the LOC113066203 gene encoding high affinity cAMP-specific 3',5'-cyclic phosphodiesterase 7A-like isoform X16, with amino-acid sequence MLAVTNKTIKPSFVFTPDVRVRSQVGFEPERRGSHPYLGVDFRTLHSRAESAGTIPARRIRRLFSFQRHLLSSRLLRGAPHLNPLHILDEDYCGQAKCMLEKVGSWNFDIFLFDRLTNGNSLVFLTFNLLNQYGLIELFQLDMVKLRRFLVLVQEDYHNQNPYHNAVHAADVTQAMHCYLREPKLAQSLTSFDILLGLLAAATHDLDHPGVNQPFLIKTNHYLAALYRNTSVLENHHWRSAVGLLRETELFSNLPAEDSLSIERQLGSLILATDISRQNEYLSRFRTHLDENDLCLGNASHRHFVLQMALKCADICNPCRPWELSKQWSEKVTDEFFHQGDIEKKYKLEISPLCDSEANTIASVQIGFMTYVVEPLFAEWARFSDTRLSQTMLGHLGLNKASWSAMEPEASGSSEEGESEPGRATDEPSSRVLSQGSQES; translated from the exons ATGCTAG ctgTGACAAACAAAACTATCAAACCCTCATTCGTGTTTACACCAG ATGTGAGAGTGAGAAGTCAGGTAGGCTTTGAACCCGAACGAAGAGGCTCGCACCCGTACCTGGGCGTCGATTTCCGCACTTTGCACT CCCGTGCTGAGTCAGCAGGGACGATTCCCGCTCGGAGAATCCGGAGGCTCTTTAGTTTCCAGCGACACCTGCTTTCATCCCGTCTGCTGCGAGGAGCGCCACACCTCAACCCCCTCCACATCTTGGACGAGGACTACTGCGGTCAGGCCAAG TGTATGCTTGAAAAGGTCGGAAGCTGGAATTTTGATATATTCCTCTTTGACCGACTTACAAATG gaaacagTCTTGTGTTCTTGACATTTAATTTGCTGAACCAGTATGGTCTCATTGAGCTCTTCCAGTTAGACATGGTTAAACTGCGTCGATTTCtag TTCTGGTTCAAGAAGACTACCACAATCAGAACCCTTACCACAATGCAGTCCATGCTGCTGATGTCACCCAGGCCATGCACTGTTACCTGAGAGAACCCAAG CTCGCCCAGTCCCTCACATCATTCGACATCCTCTTAGGGTTGCTGGCCGCGGCCACACATGATCTGGACCACCCTGGAGTCAACCAGCCTTTCCTCATCAAAACCAACCATTACCTTGCAGCTTTGTACCGG AATACCTCAGTTCTGGAGAATCATCACTGGAGGTCTGCAGTGGGTCTGCTCAGAGAGACCGAACTCTTTTCCAATCTTCCTGCAGAAGACAG TCTGAGTATAGAGAGGCAGCTGGGATCACTCATTCTGGCCACAGATATCAGCCGACAGAATGAGTACCTGTCCCGGTTCAGGACACATCTGGATGAGAACGACTTGTGTTTAGGAAACGCTTCTCATCGACATTTCGTTCTGCAG ATGGCCCTGAAGTGTGCGGATATCTGCAACCCATGTAGACCATGGGAGCTCAGCAAACAGTGGAGTGAGAAGGTCACGGACGAATTCTTCCACCAAG GTGACATTGAAAAGAAGTATAAACTTGAAATCAGTCCACTGTGCGATAGTGAAGCCAACACCATAGCCAGTGTTCAAATCG GTTTCATGACTTACGTGGTGGAGCCTCTGTTTGCCGAGTGGGCGCGCTTTTCGGACACGCGGCTCTCTCAGACCATGCTCGGCCATTTGGGCCTGAACAAGGCCAGTTGGAGCGCCATGGAGCCCGAGGCATCGGGGAGCTCCGAGGAGGGGGAGTCCGAACCGGGCCGTGCCACAGACGAGCccagttccagagtcttatctCAGGGAAGCCAAGAGTCATGA
- the LOC113066203 gene encoding high affinity cAMP-specific 3',5'-cyclic phosphodiesterase 7A-like isoform X15, translating to MLAVTNKTIKPSFVFTPGDVRVRSQVGFEPERRGSHPYLGVDFRTLHSRAESAGTIPARRIRRLFSFQRHLLSSRLLRGAPHLNPLHILDEDYCGQAKCMLEKVGSWNFDIFLFDRLTNGNSLVFLTFNLLNQYGLIELFQLDMVKLRRFLVLVQEDYHNQNPYHNAVHAADVTQAMHCYLREPKLAQSLTSFDILLGLLAAATHDLDHPGVNQPFLIKTNHYLAALYRNTSVLENHHWRSAVGLLRETELFSNLPAEDSLSIERQLGSLILATDISRQNEYLSRFRTHLDENDLCLGNASHRHFVLQMALKCADICNPCRPWELSKQWSEKVTDEFFHQGDIEKKYKLEISPLCDSEANTIASVQIGFMTYVVEPLFAEWARFSDTRLSQTMLGHLGLNKASWSAMEPEASGSSEEGESEPGRATDEPSSRVLSQGSQES from the exons ATGCTAG ctgTGACAAACAAAACTATCAAACCCTCATTCGTGTTTACACCAG GAGATGTGAGAGTGAGAAGTCAGGTAGGCTTTGAACCCGAACGAAGAGGCTCGCACCCGTACCTGGGCGTCGATTTCCGCACTTTGCACT CCCGTGCTGAGTCAGCAGGGACGATTCCCGCTCGGAGAATCCGGAGGCTCTTTAGTTTCCAGCGACACCTGCTTTCATCCCGTCTGCTGCGAGGAGCGCCACACCTCAACCCCCTCCACATCTTGGACGAGGACTACTGCGGTCAGGCCAAG TGTATGCTTGAAAAGGTCGGAAGCTGGAATTTTGATATATTCCTCTTTGACCGACTTACAAATG gaaacagTCTTGTGTTCTTGACATTTAATTTGCTGAACCAGTATGGTCTCATTGAGCTCTTCCAGTTAGACATGGTTAAACTGCGTCGATTTCtag TTCTGGTTCAAGAAGACTACCACAATCAGAACCCTTACCACAATGCAGTCCATGCTGCTGATGTCACCCAGGCCATGCACTGTTACCTGAGAGAACCCAAG CTCGCCCAGTCCCTCACATCATTCGACATCCTCTTAGGGTTGCTGGCCGCGGCCACACATGATCTGGACCACCCTGGAGTCAACCAGCCTTTCCTCATCAAAACCAACCATTACCTTGCAGCTTTGTACCGG AATACCTCAGTTCTGGAGAATCATCACTGGAGGTCTGCAGTGGGTCTGCTCAGAGAGACCGAACTCTTTTCCAATCTTCCTGCAGAAGACAG TCTGAGTATAGAGAGGCAGCTGGGATCACTCATTCTGGCCACAGATATCAGCCGACAGAATGAGTACCTGTCCCGGTTCAGGACACATCTGGATGAGAACGACTTGTGTTTAGGAAACGCTTCTCATCGACATTTCGTTCTGCAG ATGGCCCTGAAGTGTGCGGATATCTGCAACCCATGTAGACCATGGGAGCTCAGCAAACAGTGGAGTGAGAAGGTCACGGACGAATTCTTCCACCAAG GTGACATTGAAAAGAAGTATAAACTTGAAATCAGTCCACTGTGCGATAGTGAAGCCAACACCATAGCCAGTGTTCAAATCG GTTTCATGACTTACGTGGTGGAGCCTCTGTTTGCCGAGTGGGCGCGCTTTTCGGACACGCGGCTCTCTCAGACCATGCTCGGCCATTTGGGCCTGAACAAGGCCAGTTGGAGCGCCATGGAGCCCGAGGCATCGGGGAGCTCCGAGGAGGGGGAGTCCGAACCGGGCCGTGCCACAGACGAGCccagttccagagtcttatctCAGGGAAGCCAAGAGTCATGA
- the LOC113066203 gene encoding high affinity cAMP-specific 3',5'-cyclic phosphodiesterase 7A-like isoform X14 codes for MLAVTNKTIKPSFVFTPGACVIFKQLFSRDVRVRSQVGFEPERRGSHPYLGVDFRTLHSRAESAGTIPARRIRRLFSFQRHLLSSRLLRGAPHLNPLHILDEDYCGQAKCMLEKVGSWNFDIFLFDRLTNGNSLVFLTFNLLNQYGLIELFQLDMVKLRRFLVLVQEDYHNQNPYHNAVHAADVTQAMHCYLREPKLAQSLTSFDILLGLLAAATHDLDHPGVNQPFLIKTNHYLAALYRNTSVLENHHWRSAVGLLRETELFSNLPAEDSLSIERQLGSLILATDISRQNEYLSRFRTHLDENDLCLGNASHRHFVLQMALKCADICNPCRPWELSKQWSEKVTDEFFHQGDIEKKYKLEISPLCDSEANTIASVQIGFMTYVVEPLFAEWARFSDTRLSQTMLGHLGLNKASWSAMEPEASGSSEEGESEPGRATDEPSSRVLSQGSQES; via the exons ATGCTAG ctgTGACAAACAAAACTATCAAACCCTCATTCGTGTTTACACCAG GAGCTTGTGTAATattcaaacagctgttttcaa GAGATGTGAGAGTGAGAAGTCAGGTAGGCTTTGAACCCGAACGAAGAGGCTCGCACCCGTACCTGGGCGTCGATTTCCGCACTTTGCACT CCCGTGCTGAGTCAGCAGGGACGATTCCCGCTCGGAGAATCCGGAGGCTCTTTAGTTTCCAGCGACACCTGCTTTCATCCCGTCTGCTGCGAGGAGCGCCACACCTCAACCCCCTCCACATCTTGGACGAGGACTACTGCGGTCAGGCCAAG TGTATGCTTGAAAAGGTCGGAAGCTGGAATTTTGATATATTCCTCTTTGACCGACTTACAAATG gaaacagTCTTGTGTTCTTGACATTTAATTTGCTGAACCAGTATGGTCTCATTGAGCTCTTCCAGTTAGACATGGTTAAACTGCGTCGATTTCtag TTCTGGTTCAAGAAGACTACCACAATCAGAACCCTTACCACAATGCAGTCCATGCTGCTGATGTCACCCAGGCCATGCACTGTTACCTGAGAGAACCCAAG CTCGCCCAGTCCCTCACATCATTCGACATCCTCTTAGGGTTGCTGGCCGCGGCCACACATGATCTGGACCACCCTGGAGTCAACCAGCCTTTCCTCATCAAAACCAACCATTACCTTGCAGCTTTGTACCGG AATACCTCAGTTCTGGAGAATCATCACTGGAGGTCTGCAGTGGGTCTGCTCAGAGAGACCGAACTCTTTTCCAATCTTCCTGCAGAAGACAG TCTGAGTATAGAGAGGCAGCTGGGATCACTCATTCTGGCCACAGATATCAGCCGACAGAATGAGTACCTGTCCCGGTTCAGGACACATCTGGATGAGAACGACTTGTGTTTAGGAAACGCTTCTCATCGACATTTCGTTCTGCAG ATGGCCCTGAAGTGTGCGGATATCTGCAACCCATGTAGACCATGGGAGCTCAGCAAACAGTGGAGTGAGAAGGTCACGGACGAATTCTTCCACCAAG GTGACATTGAAAAGAAGTATAAACTTGAAATCAGTCCACTGTGCGATAGTGAAGCCAACACCATAGCCAGTGTTCAAATCG GTTTCATGACTTACGTGGTGGAGCCTCTGTTTGCCGAGTGGGCGCGCTTTTCGGACACGCGGCTCTCTCAGACCATGCTCGGCCATTTGGGCCTGAACAAGGCCAGTTGGAGCGCCATGGAGCCCGAGGCATCGGGGAGCTCCGAGGAGGGGGAGTCCGAACCGGGCCGTGCCACAGACGAGCccagttccagagtcttatctCAGGGAAGCCAAGAGTCATGA